GCGTTGCAGGATTTCTTTCTCGACTCGCGAGTCAATAGCCCCAGAATTCGCGCCTTGCAGGACGTCGGCGTCGGCTTGGCCGTGATCCACGTCGGCGGCATTCTTCTGCTCGGATCGGTGAGCCCGCGGTGGGCCGCGGCCGGTATTGCCATGTATATGGGCGCGACGCTGTTGTTCCTGGCCGCCCTCGAATCGGCGCGCCGCGTGAAGTTGCCGCGCACTCTGGTCGACGAGCCCATGCCAAGGGCGCTCATCACCACGGGTCCCTTCGCCGTCGTGCGGCACCCGTTCTATATCGCGTACTCGCTGGCGTGGCTGGCCGCGCCGGTCGCGACCCACGGCCCGGTCATCACGATTTCGGGCCTGCTGGCGGTGGGCCTGTATGTGTTCGCGGCGCGGCGCGAGGAACGCCGGCTCGAAG
This portion of the Acidobacteriota bacterium genome encodes:
- a CDS encoding isoprenylcysteine carboxylmethyltransferase family protein, whose amino-acid sequence is MRVLPQTPLDWVLLAVAAATGVIIAVALQDFFLDSRVNSPRIRALQDVGVGLAVIHVGGILLLGSVSPRWAAAGIAMYMGATLLFLAALESARRVKLPRTLVDEPMPRALITTGPFAVVRHPFYIAYSLAWLAAPVATHGPVITISGLLAVGLYVFAARREERRLEAHFGDAYRVYRAKAGGVLPSIPGLVRFFR